Below is a window of Actinomycetota bacterium DNA.
GCCGGGCGCGTTCAGGAACAACTGGTCGACTTGGAGCGCGACCTTCATCGCGACGCCTCGATGCACGAGCAGCCCTCGGCACCGACCGTCGCCGTATGCCACGTTCCGGGTGGGAGGTCGAGGCGGTCGCCCGGTTCGAGCATCGTGTCACCGTCGTCGAGGTGGAACGTGATCGAGCCGTCGAGGCAGAACAGGACCTTGTGGTAGTCGTGCGCGTGCCGGGCGTAGGTATCGCCGGGACCGTTGACCCACG
It encodes the following:
- a CDS encoding cupin domain-containing protein — encoded protein: MGASKIERAVDDRDTALRIFLEERCSAPRSWVNGPGDTYARHAHDYHKVLFCLDGSITFHLDDGDTMLEPGDRLDLPPGTWHTATVGAEGCSCIEASR